TCAGTGGCGTGACTCAGACCGGGATTGCCGAGGCCTGCGACGCGCTCCAGGCTTGGGACGGCACCTATAATCTGGATTCGCGGGGTGGCCATATCTGGCGGGAATTCTGGGCACGTTTGAACCTGTTGCCCGTTGCTTCGCCGCTGCAGTGGTTGACGCCATTTGATGCCAACGATCCGGTTAACACACCGAGAATGTTTAACGCAGCAGACCCGGTGGCTATTCAGGCATTCGTTGATGCGGTTCAGAGCATTGAGTCTGCCGGCATTCCTTTCGATGCCCGTATGGGAGACCTTCAGCGTTCCGGGATTCATGAGGGTGCTGACATTCCGGTATTCGGTGGCGAAAGTTTTGAAGGGGCGTTTACCATTGCGTCCAGCCGAGGCTCCAACCTGGAGGAAGCCCAGGGCTACTCTGTGACCTATGGCAACAGCTACATCCAGACCGTCACCTGGGGCGACGACGGCAACCCGATCGCCGAGGGATTTGTCACCTATTCCCAGTCGACTGATCCCGCATCGCCTTACTACCGGGATATGACCGAAGCCTATTCCAACAAAGAGTGGATTCGGTTCCCCTACACAGAACAGGAAATTCGACAGGACCCGGCACGGGTGATGGTTCGGCTGAACGAGCCGGCGACGCCATGATGAAAGCAGCGCTTAGCTGAAATGAAAAAAATCCCCCGGTAGCGCACGCAGCCGGGGGATTCTTTCAGGCCTTAACGAAACGGCGGTTAACGCCCACAGACTTTTATTTCGCGGTAATAACCGTCATCACCAGCTTGCCGTCTTTGCGAATGGGGCCATCTTCCTTGGCGCCCAGAGTGTATTCAAAGATACCGGTCTTGCTGCCACCTTCCTCGTTGTGAATCATCAGCATCAGCTTGTCGCCACTGGCCACTTCCTCGGTCAGGATGGCTGCAACGTCCATATTCTTGCCCTTCTTTAGGGGCGCATAGGCCACGACCGGGCCGGGCTTCATGGCTTCGTCGGTGCGGTGAACCACCAGCCAGCCGTTTTCCTCAGCTACCACCTTTTTGGCGGTCACCGTGCCTTCGGACACAGACTGGTCATCGCCCCAGACACCTACTTTATTGCCATGCTCCATCGCCAGTGCTGAACCTGATGCCAGTGCACCGGAAACCAGGGCTGCGGTCAGGAATGCGGTGGTTTTGATGTGTTTTTTCATTGTGTGCTCCTTAGGTTCGGTTGTACCCATCCATCACCTTGTTTTTGATGGGAGTACAAGCAGCTACGGAGCGGCGCCTGAAAAGTTTCAGGCGCGATCACAATTTAGTTGCGACCTTTGCCTTGGTCGGCAGAAGTGGGGTAAAGGAAGCCGTGAATGGCCGGGCCAGTCGGTTGTCCGGTGGGTGAACCACCCTTTGGCTCCAGGCTGATGCCAAAGGTGGCGCCACGCAGAGTCTCTGGGTCGTAATCACGCAGTGCAGCCTGGTCCAGGGTGAAGTTGTCACCCATCACGCCCACCGACCGCGGATTCGGGCCATACCCCTCTGCCACAATCCAGAGCTGGTAGGATTTGTCTGGCTCAGGTTCGGCGGTCACCGGCTGGATGTTCAGCTGGCGGCTGTTCAGATCCACGGTCAACAGGAACGCAGGCTGCTCATCGTTGTGTTGGAACACCGCCACGAAGGATTGGGCTTGCGGCTCGGGCTCCGGCTGAGTCGCCAGCACGGCAACCAGTACCAGCGCCGCTGCCGAAGCAATGGCCGTGCTCCAGCGCCAGCGGGTCAGCTGTTTCCGGAGACTGATCACATTGTCTGGCACCGCACTTGGGGATTTGGGAGCGGATGGTTGCTGTTCGATCGTTCGCTGAATTCGTGCAAACAGCTCGGGGCCGGGCTCCACAGGTTCAACCCCATCAAGCATGCCAGCCAGCCGGGCCTCCCATTGCTGAATTAGCGCTTCCAGCTCAGGTTCGCGGGCACGGCGAGCCTGCAAGGCATCCCGCTCTTCTTCTGGCAGAGTTCCCAGAACGAACTCTGCAACCATCATATCCAGGTCGTCGCGTTCGCTCATGGTTCAAGACACCTTTTGATCTGTTTCAGGGCTCGGTGCAACCAGGTTTTCACAGTGTTGATCGGCTGGTCAAAATGCCTCGCCAGCTGATCCCGGGACCAACCGTTCAGATACGCCAGACGAACCATGTCCTGGCGATCTTTTTCGAGTTGGTCAATGCAATGGTTCAAGTGCTTTACCGTTTGTTGATCTGAGATTTGTTCATGGGCCGCCGGCGAATGGTCGGCAATATTGTCGAGTTCGTCGCTTGCGGTCTCCCGCCTTGCCGGATGCCGCCGCAGTTCGTCGATAGCGCCGTGCCTGGCAATCGCTGCAAGCCAGGTGATCGGTGAGGAACGTTCCGCATCGAACTGGTCGGCCTTATGCCAGACTTTGACATAGGTGTCGTGAATCACATCATCTGCCCAAGCCCTGTCCTTGAGGATACGCAGCACGGTGGCCAGAAGTTTCGGGGCGGTGGCTTCGTATAACTCGGCAAACGCGTTTCTGTCCTGCTGGGCAACCCGGTGCAGGAGCCGGGTGATACCGGAGCTGCCTTCCTGATCAGTGCTCAGGTAGTCAGTGGCGCCGGGAGACGCGTCTGGCTGATGTGAATCAGAGTGCATGCGCGCCTCAGTCGGTCTGTTGCGGGGAGCGGGCGTTGGTCCCGATGAACAGGTACACGGAATGTCGGCGGTGGTCTTCTACCCGGTGCAAGGCGACAGCCGGTGCCTTGGCCTCGGCGCTCGTAAACTGAATTCGCTCGCCCGCGGGCTTGCCATCACGCTCCCGAGTGCCCTTTTCGGCCTGCCAATTCGGCCCAAGGCACTCAGACAATTCGCTTGCGGCGCGGGCATGCATGGTTTCCGCAACCTCTTTATCCGGAGCAGACACTGTGCAGGTGTAGGCAGAGTCTCCGTTGCCCCAGGCCCAGATTTCGCAATGGCCCTTGATCAGTTGCTCTTTCGCCCGGTAGATGGTCACCGAATTGAAATTGCTGCTGCTTCCCCGAAATTCGGCAAAGCCGGTCGGGTAATCTGCCACTATGTTCTGGAGAGTTGCGCAGGGATCTTCGGTACCGCTGGTGACAGGCTGAAAACTGCTGCAGCCGGCAAGTGCCGCGCTCGTCAGGGTAACAATGAGAGCCGCGGTTGTGTTTCTGACCATCAATCGGTTCCTTCGCTGAATAGGGGGCCAAAGATCATTTGTTCTTAACTGTAGAAGCGATGCCACAGCCAGACAAGCAAGTTCACAGTTGTTGGCGCGAGATGCCTTGCCGCACCCGGATAATATCGGCCATCACCGCCAAAGCAATTTCGGCGGGCGTTTTGCTGCTGATATTCAAACCTACGGGCATATGGATCCTGCGGATCTGTTGCTCGGTCAGCCCGCCAATGCGAGCCAGCCGTTCCCGCCGCTTCTCAGAGGTTTTCATGGACCCCATCACGCCGATGTAAAACGCCTCGGTTTTGACCGCCTCCATCATGGCGGTGTCGTCAATGCGCGGGTCATGGGTGAGAGCGACTACCGCGGTAGCGCGATGGCAGCCCTCACGGGCAATGTATACCGAGGGCAGCTCCTGTTGGAGTGTCACGTCTGCGAGGTTGAAGTGCCGAACTTCCTCGGGCCTTGGGTCGCACACAATAACTTCAAAGCCCAGGCTGTGTGCAAAGCTCGCGCAGGCGGTGGCAACCGGTGACAGCCCTGCAATAATCAGTCGCGAAACCGGGCCAACACGCAGTCTCAGGCGCGCGTGGGCCGCCTCCTCGGTAACCCGGGCGCCCAACTCGCTCTCCGGCTCGAGGTGAATGTCTCCGGTTTCCAGCGAGACCACCCGGGCAACCGGCCCTTCGCCCGATAACGCGGACTGGAGCGCCAGGAAATGTTTTCGGGTAGCGGCGGATGCTGGCCAGTGCTCTATCAGAACATCCAGGATTCCGCCGCAGGGGAGGGTGACGCGGGCATTATCCGGGCCGTCCGGAGCGCCGTAGCGAATACGATTAATACGTCCCTTGAAGACGTTGTCCTGCAAACGGGCCAGGAAATCTTCTTCCACGCACCCACCAGACAACGAGCCACAGTGGGCACCATCCTGCCGGGCGATCAACCAGGAACCCGGCGCTCGGGGTGAGGAGCCAAAGGTACTCACCACGGTACAGAACCAGAAGTCATGCCCCTCATCACACCAGTGCAGGGCTTGTTCAACAACTTTAATATCCAGTGGCTGCATGCAGAGATCGCTGTGTTGATGGATTCAAAGGCGGCCGGGCCGGCTCGCAGCATAGCCCAGATTGTCTATAATCGGGTACTCATCACAAGGAGTTGTCTGATGCCGGCCTTACCCCACGTCTTCAAGCCTCAACCGCTAGGTCACAACCACTCCCACGGCGCCTGCCAGTGCGGCTCGCCGCTATTAGCCCGGTTTCATGAACGCATGATGGCGGACATCAGCCGCCGGCAACTTATCGGAGGTATGGCTGGTGTGATGGCGATGTTTGCGGCATTGCATGCCCCGAGCGTTCTTAGCCAGCAGCCAAAGGATGATAATCGCCCGATACTGCTGAAGAACCTCAGGCTGTTTGATGGCAGCGGCGGGCCACTGCGAGACGGCGTGGCCATTCGCATTGAGGGTGGCCGTATTCAGGCGCTGCAAACCAACGGTGCAGACGCCGGTGATGCAGAGGTTATTGATTGCGGTGGCCGTGTTGTCATGCCGGGGCTGATTGACGCCCACTGGCATACCACGCTGGCGGGCATCAGCCAGCTGGAGGCCATGACCGCAGACCCAGGCTACGTGCATCTGGTTGCAGCCAAAGAGGCCGAGCGCACGTTGATGCGCGGCGTTACCTCGGTTCGAGACGTGGGCGGGCCTTCCTTTGCCCTCAAACGCGCCATCGACAAGGGCATTGTGGATGGCCCGCGAATTTTCCCCGCCGGTGCCATGATTTCTCAGACCTCTGGCCATGGCGATTTCCGCATGCGGCATGAAGTGCCCAGAGGCACCGCCTCGCCCCTGAGTGAGCAGGAAAAACAGGGCGTTGCCGTAATTGCCGATGGCGAAGCCGAGGTGCTCCGGCGTACCCGTGAACAGCTGATGCTGGGTGCGTCGCAGATCAAACTGATGGCCGGAGGTGGCGTGGCCTCCACTTACGACCCGCTGGACAGCACCCAGTTTACCGAGCGCGAACTGCGCGCCGCTGTTGAGGCGGCAGACGACTGGGGCACCTACGTGGCCGTGCACGTATACACGTCTAAGGGGATTCAGCGATCTTTGCGCGCCGGGGTAAAGTCCATCGAGCATGGTCAGCTGGCTGATGAGGAAAGCGTGCGGATGATGGCCGGTGAGGGCGCCTGGTGGAGCCTGCAACCCTTCCTGCAGGATGAAGATTCCAATGTCTACCCGGATGCCGCGCGCCGAGAGTCTCAACGGATGGTTGCTGAAGGCACTGTTCGGGTGTACGAGATGGCTCAACGTTTTGACGTTAAAACTGCCTGGGGCACCGATATCCTGTTCAGCCCACAGAACACCCACAATCAGTTGCGCCACCTGACCAAGCTTACGCGCTTTTACGACTCGCTCACCACACTGGCCATGGCAACTGGCCGCAACGGCGAACTGCTTGCCATGTCTGGCCCAAGAAGCCCCTATCAGGGCAAACTCGGCACCCTGGAGCCAGAGGCTCTGGCAGACCTGTTGGTGGTGGATGGCAATCCGGAGCAGGGGCTGGAATTTCTGAATGATCCGAATGCCAATCTGCGCCTGATCATGAAGGGCGGGCGAGTCCACAAAAATACCCTTTAACGGCCATCTCCCCAGTGACGGTCAATGCCGTGCTGTATGCCGATAGTCACTGGGGGATTTGCCCATTACCTTCTTGAACAACCGGGAAAAGTAATAGGCATCGTCATAACCCAGCTGACGGCTGATGTCGGCAAAGCTCTGGCTGGTAGTGTCCAGAAGCTGGCAGGCCCGCTCTACCTTCAGGTGCAGGAAGTGCTGGATTGGCGAGGTGCCGGTTTGTTCCCGGTAACGGGTGGCAAAATGTGCTGACGACAGGCCAGACAGTTCCGCCAGTTGCTGCAGAGTCAGCCGTTCTTCCAGATGTTCCCGCATGAAATTGTGAATGGTCTCCAGCTCCGCCTGCTGTGCCAGCCCGGTTTCGTCGGCATTCAGGGGCACGGCAGCCAGCAGTTGTCGCAATCGGTTGCTGGCGTGAATCAGTCCGCGGGCGCGAAAGCCGGTCTGGCGAACCGACAACAGGCCGTTGAAATCCACCAGCAGCCTCGGTTGTCGGCCCAGATGGCGAACGTGGTTGTTGCCATCAAACCCCATGTAGTTTCTGAACTCCTCGGCCAGCGGCCCGGTGTAGTGCACCCAGTGGATGGTCCATGGGTTGTCCGGTGCGGCGGTGTAGCGATGGCTGGCGCCGGCCGGAAGCAGCAGGAGATCGCCTGCCTGCACCGTCAGGGGCTCGCCCGCCACATTCAGGAAGGCCTTTCCCTCGGTGCAATAGATCAAAAGATTGTCACGATGGTGTTCCCGGTGCATGTGATGGCCCGCGGCCCTGCGGTAGTGCCCGAAGGCCAGTGGATACAGCTCGCGGGTCAGCGGATGGTGTGCCAATAGCCGAACAATGGGTTCCGGCACCACATAGCGCACGCTGTCTGGCGGTACGGGCCACTGCGAGGTTTGTGTGGTTTTGGGGAGCCTGGAATCGTTAGTCATCGAAAAATAATCCATCATGGGCGAAATTTAGTCAATCACCCTTTGCCAAACCCCGTGCTACGCTCTTTCCATATCCTGCCGGTTCCAGATGGGAAACGGCGTGCCCGCATAACAACAAACAGGGATTATCAGCATGAAGAAGATACCTCAGTACATCGCCGGTGAGTTTGCCCAGAGCCAGACCGAAAACTGGATCGACGTCACCAACCCTGCCACCAACGAAGTGATCGCCCAGGTGCCCTGTGCCACTGAAGCCGAGATGCGCCAAGCCATCGATAACGCCGGGGAAGTGTTCAAAAGCTGGAAAGAAACGCCAGTCTCCGAACGGGCCCGGGTGATGCTGCGTTACCAGGCGCTGCTGAAAGAACATCACGACGAGATTGCCGAAATCCTGTCCCAGGAAACCGGCAAGACCTTTGATGACGCCAAGGGCGATGTCTGGCGCGGTATTGAAGTGGTGGAGCACGCTGCCAACGTGGCCTCCATGATGATGGGTGAGACCGTTGAAAACGTCGCCCGCGAAGTCGACACTCACTCCTGGATTCAGCCCCTGGGCGTGTGCGCGGGCATCACCCCGTTTAACTTCCCGGCTATGATCCCTCTGTGGATGTTCCCCATGGCCATCGCCTGCGGTAACACCTTTATCCTGAAGCCCTCCGAGCAAGACCCGATGACCCCCATGCGCCTGGCCGAACTGTTCGAGCAGGCTGGCGCTCCCAAGGGTGTGTTGCAGGTAGTGCATGGCGCGAAAGAACAAGTGGATACCCTGCTCACTGACCCGGCCATCAAAGCCATCTCCTTCGTCGGTTCGGTGCCGGTAGGGCGCTACATTTATGAAACCGGCACCAGCCACATGAAGCGCGTACAGAGCTTTGCCGGCGCCAAGAACCACATGGTGATAATGCCGGATGCCGACAAACAGCAAGTGATCAACGCCCTGGTGGGCGCCTCCGTGGGTGCCGCCGGCCAGCGTTGCATGGCGATTTCCGTCGCGGTGTTTGTGGGCGCGGCCCAGGAGTGGATTCCGGAGCTGAAAGAGGCCATGGCCAAAGTCCGCCCCGGTGCCTGGAACGATTCCGGTGCCAGCTACGGCCCGGTCATCAGCCCCAAGGCCAAGGAGCGCATTGAACAACTGATTGCCACCGGCGAGAAGCAGGGTGCGCAACT
The window above is part of the Marinobacter sp. THAF197a genome. Proteins encoded here:
- a CDS encoding anti-sigma factor — its product is MSERDDLDMMVAEFVLGTLPEEERDALQARRAREPELEALIQQWEARLAGMLDGVEPVEPGPELFARIQRTIEQQPSAPKSPSAVPDNVISLRKQLTRWRWSTAIASAAALVLVAVLATQPEPEPQAQSFVAVFQHNDEQPAFLLTVDLNSRQLNIQPVTAEPEPDKSYQLWIVAEGYGPNPRSVGVMGDNFTLDQAALRDYDPETLRGATFGISLEPKGGSPTGQPTGPAIHGFLYPTSADQGKGRN
- a CDS encoding CoA-acylating methylmalonate-semialdehyde dehydrogenase, with amino-acid sequence MKKIPQYIAGEFAQSQTENWIDVTNPATNEVIAQVPCATEAEMRQAIDNAGEVFKSWKETPVSERARVMLRYQALLKEHHDEIAEILSQETGKTFDDAKGDVWRGIEVVEHAANVASMMMGETVENVAREVDTHSWIQPLGVCAGITPFNFPAMIPLWMFPMAIACGNTFILKPSEQDPMTPMRLAELFEQAGAPKGVLQVVHGAKEQVDTLLTDPAIKAISFVGSVPVGRYIYETGTSHMKRVQSFAGAKNHMVIMPDADKQQVINALVGASVGAAGQRCMAISVAVFVGAAQEWIPELKEAMAKVRPGAWNDSGASYGPVISPKAKERIEQLIATGEKQGAQLLLDGRNCTVDGLPDGNWVGPTLFGNVTPEMDIYKEEIFGPVLTCMNANDLGEAIALINNSPYGNGTSIFTNHGGAARRFQHEIDVGQVGVNVPIPVPLPFFSFTGWKGSFYGDQHAYGKQAVRFYTETKTVTSRWFSSEATSSEANFSIQLR
- a CDS encoding sigma-70 family RNA polymerase sigma factor is translated as MHSDSHQPDASPGATDYLSTDQEGSSGITRLLHRVAQQDRNAFAELYEATAPKLLATVLRILKDRAWADDVIHDTYVKVWHKADQFDAERSSPITWLAAIARHGAIDELRRHPARRETASDELDNIADHSPAAHEQISDQQTVKHLNHCIDQLEKDRQDMVRLAYLNGWSRDQLARHFDQPINTVKTWLHRALKQIKRCLEP
- a CDS encoding AraC family transcriptional regulator codes for the protein MMDYFSMTNDSRLPKTTQTSQWPVPPDSVRYVVPEPIVRLLAHHPLTRELYPLAFGHYRRAAGHHMHREHHRDNLLIYCTEGKAFLNVAGEPLTVQAGDLLLLPAGASHRYTAAPDNPWTIHWVHYTGPLAEEFRNYMGFDGNNHVRHLGRQPRLLVDFNGLLSVRQTGFRARGLIHASNRLRQLLAAVPLNADETGLAQQAELETIHNFMREHLEERLTLQQLAELSGLSSAHFATRYREQTGTSPIQHFLHLKVERACQLLDTTSQSFADISRQLGYDDAYYFSRLFKKVMGKSPSDYRHTARH
- a CDS encoding metal-dependent hydrolase family protein produces the protein MPALPHVFKPQPLGHNHSHGACQCGSPLLARFHERMMADISRRQLIGGMAGVMAMFAALHAPSVLSQQPKDDNRPILLKNLRLFDGSGGPLRDGVAIRIEGGRIQALQTNGADAGDAEVIDCGGRVVMPGLIDAHWHTTLAGISQLEAMTADPGYVHLVAAKEAERTLMRGVTSVRDVGGPSFALKRAIDKGIVDGPRIFPAGAMISQTSGHGDFRMRHEVPRGTASPLSEQEKQGVAVIADGEAEVLRRTREQLMLGASQIKLMAGGGVASTYDPLDSTQFTERELRAAVEAADDWGTYVAVHVYTSKGIQRSLRAGVKSIEHGQLADEESVRMMAGEGAWWSLQPFLQDEDSNVYPDAARRESQRMVAEGTVRVYEMAQRFDVKTAWGTDILFSPQNTHNQLRHLTKLTRFYDSLTTLAMATGRNGELLAMSGPRSPYQGKLGTLEPEALADLLVVDGNPEQGLEFLNDPNANLRLIMKGGRVHKNTL
- a CDS encoding DUF7282 domain-containing protein — encoded protein: MKKHIKTTAFLTAALVSGALASGSALAMEHGNKVGVWGDDQSVSEGTVTAKKVVAEENGWLVVHRTDEAMKPGPVVAYAPLKKGKNMDVAAILTEEVASGDKLMLMIHNEEGGSKTGIFEYTLGAKEDGPIRKDGKLVMTVITAK
- a CDS encoding XdhC family protein — its product is MQPLDIKVVEQALHWCDEGHDFWFCTVVSTFGSSPRAPGSWLIARQDGAHCGSLSGGCVEEDFLARLQDNVFKGRINRIRYGAPDGPDNARVTLPCGGILDVLIEHWPASAATRKHFLALQSALSGEGPVARVVSLETGDIHLEPESELGARVTEEAAHARLRLRVGPVSRLIIAGLSPVATACASFAHSLGFEVIVCDPRPEEVRHFNLADVTLQQELPSVYIAREGCHRATAVVALTHDPRIDDTAMMEAVKTEAFYIGVMGSMKTSEKRRERLARIGGLTEQQIRRIHMPVGLNISSKTPAEIALAVMADIIRVRQGISRQQL